In one Spirosoma rigui genomic region, the following are encoded:
- a CDS encoding AraC family transcriptional regulator — translation MPKVILLSDFSEDYGKSLLRGITAYAKDHGSWVFCRMPVFLRETMGAPGILQWARDWGADGMIAQLYHEADAALITQSGIPLIAQDFKERFTNVPNITGDYYQTGCIGATYFLQKGYTHFAFYGVNTIVWSRERAQGYEETLRQNGHTVHYFEHEEAQSGELWYYKPSSLSQWLKSLPKPIALMACDDDQGQHITEACKLAGIRIPEEVAVLGVDNDDIICNISDPPLSSISLAAVQGGYQAAALLDQLMTTHSLTGPSIVVKPIQVIDRASTDMFATSDPYIRQALRYIHQHSDQPIGVADVLAQVALSRRSFEIRFQAITGQPVYQYILRLRMEKFARQLLETDKSIYELAIECGFPDAKNLARQFRDLKGCAPNEYRRRNAPLSG, via the coding sequence ATGCCCAAGGTTATATTGTTATCGGACTTCTCGGAAGATTACGGCAAAAGCTTACTACGGGGCATTACCGCCTACGCCAAAGACCACGGTTCGTGGGTGTTCTGCCGGATGCCCGTTTTTCTCCGCGAAACGATGGGGGCGCCCGGTATTCTGCAATGGGCGAGAGACTGGGGTGCCGATGGCATGATCGCGCAGCTGTATCACGAAGCCGATGCTGCCCTGATTACCCAAAGCGGCATTCCCCTCATTGCGCAAGATTTTAAGGAACGGTTTACCAACGTACCCAACATTACCGGCGACTATTACCAGACGGGCTGCATTGGCGCAACCTATTTTCTGCAAAAGGGCTACACCCACTTCGCGTTCTACGGCGTCAACACCATTGTCTGGTCGAGGGAGCGCGCGCAGGGATACGAAGAAACCCTCCGGCAAAACGGCCATACGGTCCACTATTTCGAACATGAGGAAGCGCAGTCGGGCGAGTTATGGTACTACAAACCGTCGTCGCTGAGTCAGTGGCTGAAATCGCTGCCCAAGCCTATCGCGCTGATGGCCTGCGACGATGATCAGGGCCAGCATATCACCGAAGCCTGTAAACTGGCGGGTATCCGGATTCCCGAAGAGGTGGCGGTGCTGGGCGTGGATAATGACGATATTATCTGCAACATCTCCGACCCGCCCCTGTCGAGCATCAGTCTGGCAGCCGTTCAGGGTGGTTACCAGGCCGCGGCCCTGCTCGACCAGCTCATGACTACGCACTCGCTCACGGGTCCCAGCATTGTGGTCAAGCCCATTCAGGTGATCGACCGGGCCTCGACCGATATGTTCGCGACCAGTGACCCTTACATCCGGCAGGCACTTCGGTACATCCACCAGCACAGCGATCAGCCCATTGGGGTGGCCGATGTACTGGCGCAGGTGGCCCTGTCGCGCCGGTCGTTCGAGATCCGGTTCCAGGCAATAACCGGCCAGCCCGTGTACCAGTATATCCTGCGCCTGCGTATGGAAAAGTTTGCCCGTCAACTCCTGGAAACGGATAAGTCCATCTACGAACTTGCCATCGAGTGCGGCTTCCCAGATGCCAAGAATCTGGCGCGGCAGTTTCGCGATCTCAAGGGCTGCGCGCCCAACGAATACCGCAGAAGAAACGCCCCGCTCAGCGGATGA
- a CDS encoding sulfatase family protein → MRVLFLSIAGFLALTGLLAAFRPPVPLPGQATGSSRFATRPKNIIYILADDHRYDFMGFTGKVAGLKTPSLDRLASEGAHVRNAFVSTALCSPSRASILTGQYAHTHKVVDNFAPLTPGLKFFPQYLRQAGYKTAFLGKWHMGNTDDAPQPGFDYWLSFKGQGVYYNPTFNINGRQVVHSDSSYTTDLLTDYAVKWLNSLNKDKPFCLYLSHKAVHAEFQPAKRHRGMYRNMPINYPQTMYLTASDTSKVWGPKPALSPEVKAPAVNMADMPNWVKQQRYSWHGVDYLYHGAIGFNEFYRQYCATLMGVDESVGRILAWLDENNLSETTMVVYMGDNGFSFGERGLIDKRHMYEESMRVPLLIRCPAVIKPGTKLEQVIQNVDIAPTFLAYAGLPKPAQMQGNSFLPFLKGATIPWRDRAFYEYYWEADFPQTPTMFGVRTGRYKYIFNHGVWDANELYDLQTDPQEVNNLIRSADHQAIAQDLRTQVFDWLESTNGLQIPLHPIRQKRFDHRYKGTY, encoded by the coding sequence ATGCGCGTCCTTTTTCTGAGCATTGCTGGTTTCCTTGCCCTGACTGGCCTGTTGGCAGCCTTCCGCCCCCCCGTACCACTACCGGGTCAAGCCACCGGGAGCAGCCGGTTCGCAACCAGACCCAAAAACATCATTTATATCCTCGCCGACGACCACCGGTACGATTTTATGGGGTTCACGGGTAAAGTGGCGGGACTGAAAACTCCCAGTCTCGATCGACTGGCCAGCGAAGGTGCCCACGTACGCAATGCATTTGTCAGCACGGCGCTCTGCTCACCCAGCCGGGCCAGTATCCTCACCGGCCAGTATGCTCACACCCATAAAGTGGTCGACAATTTCGCCCCGCTCACGCCGGGACTGAAGTTCTTCCCGCAATACCTGCGGCAGGCGGGGTATAAAACGGCATTCCTGGGCAAATGGCACATGGGCAACACCGATGATGCACCCCAGCCCGGTTTCGACTACTGGCTTAGTTTCAAAGGCCAGGGTGTCTATTACAACCCTACGTTCAACATCAACGGCAGGCAGGTAGTCCACAGCGACAGCAGCTACACCACCGATCTGCTCACCGACTATGCCGTGAAGTGGCTGAATTCGCTCAATAAAGACAAGCCATTCTGCCTGTACCTGTCGCATAAAGCCGTCCATGCTGAGTTCCAGCCCGCCAAACGACACCGGGGTATGTACCGGAACATGCCCATCAATTATCCCCAGACGATGTACCTGACAGCCTCCGATACCAGCAAGGTCTGGGGGCCTAAACCGGCGCTCAGCCCGGAAGTCAAAGCGCCGGCAGTGAACATGGCCGATATGCCCAACTGGGTCAAGCAGCAGCGCTACAGCTGGCATGGCGTGGATTACCTCTACCACGGAGCCATTGGCTTCAACGAATTTTACCGGCAATACTGCGCGACGCTGATGGGCGTCGACGAGAGCGTAGGCCGAATACTGGCATGGCTCGACGAGAATAACCTGTCTGAAACGACGATGGTCGTTTACATGGGCGATAACGGGTTCAGCTTCGGTGAGCGGGGTTTGATCGACAAACGGCATATGTACGAAGAGTCCATGCGGGTGCCGCTGCTCATCCGTTGCCCGGCCGTGATCAAACCCGGTACCAAACTGGAGCAGGTTATCCAGAACGTCGACATTGCCCCTACGTTTCTGGCCTATGCAGGTCTGCCAAAACCCGCTCAGATGCAGGGAAACTCGTTCTTGCCGTTTCTGAAGGGTGCAACCATCCCCTGGCGCGACCGGGCGTTCTACGAATACTACTGGGAAGCCGATTTTCCGCAAACACCCACCATGTTCGGCGTCCGAACGGGCCGCTACAAGTACATTTTCAACCACGGCGTCTGGGATGCCAACGAACTCTACGACCTGCAAACCGACCCGCAGGAGGTGAACAACCTGATCCGGAGCGCCGATCATCAGGCCATTGCCCAGGACCTGCGTACGCAGGTATTCGACTGGCTCGAATCGACGAACGGCTTGCAGATTCCGCTCCACCCGATTCGACAAAAACGGTTCGATCACCGTTATAAGGGTACGTATTGA
- a CDS encoding GMC oxidoreductase yields the protein MSYLAIDSVKDRTFDAIVVGSGISGGWAAKELTGKGLRTLVLERGRDVRHITDYPTTMMQPWEFAHLGQLSKEYLDANPVASRCYANREDASHFFVKDAEHPYVQEKPFDWIRGYQVGGKSLMWARGTQRWSEYDFDGPARDGFAVDWPIRYADLAPWYSYVEKFAGISGNKDGLAALPDGEFLPPHEQSCVEKHFTDVMAKQYNGARPVIIGRCAHLTKPQPIHYQQGRGQCQNRSLCQRGCPYGGYFSSNSSTLPWAAKTGKLTLRPDSVVHSIIFDEKKNKATGVRVVDAHSKEMTEYYAKIIFVNAACLNTNLVLLNSKSHRFPNGLGNDNGLLGKYVAFHNFRTTISAEHEGFQDTATEGIRPNGSYIPRFRNVFKQETDFLRGYAAGFGSSRSTSADTSGMGEDLKTSLMQRKYGNWRVSSHMMGETIPKESNYVALDSGLTDAWGIPQLKISVAYDDNDEKMIVDFHEQMTEMLTVAGFKNIQTHDKPDKAPGLDIHEMGGVRMGKDPKTSLLNKWNQLHACKNVFVTDGACMTSTSTQNPSLTFMAITARAADHAVKEMRKGLL from the coding sequence ATGTCTTATCTGGCAATAGATTCTGTTAAAGACCGCACCTTCGACGCCATCGTCGTAGGCTCGGGTATCAGTGGTGGCTGGGCCGCCAAAGAACTGACCGGCAAAGGGCTCCGCACCCTCGTTCTGGAGCGCGGCCGCGATGTCCGGCACATTACCGACTACCCCACGACCATGATGCAGCCCTGGGAGTTTGCCCATCTGGGCCAGCTCTCCAAAGAGTATTTAGATGCCAATCCCGTTGCCAGCCGGTGCTACGCCAACCGGGAAGATGCCTCGCACTTCTTCGTTAAGGATGCCGAGCATCCCTACGTGCAGGAGAAACCCTTCGACTGGATTCGGGGCTACCAGGTGGGCGGCAAATCGCTCATGTGGGCACGTGGCACCCAGCGGTGGTCGGAGTATGATTTCGACGGACCCGCCCGCGATGGGTTCGCCGTTGACTGGCCTATCCGGTATGCCGACCTGGCTCCGTGGTACAGCTACGTAGAGAAGTTCGCTGGTATATCGGGTAACAAAGACGGTTTGGCCGCCCTGCCCGATGGTGAGTTTCTGCCCCCGCACGAGCAATCCTGCGTGGAGAAACACTTCACCGACGTAATGGCAAAGCAGTATAACGGTGCCCGGCCCGTAATTATCGGCCGTTGCGCCCACCTGACCAAGCCTCAGCCCATTCACTACCAGCAGGGGCGCGGCCAGTGCCAGAATCGCTCGTTGTGCCAGCGCGGCTGTCCGTACGGCGGATACTTCAGCAGCAACTCATCGACCCTTCCCTGGGCCGCCAAGACGGGCAAACTGACACTCCGCCCCGACTCTGTCGTGCACTCGATTATCTTCGACGAGAAAAAGAACAAGGCCACGGGCGTGCGGGTCGTTGACGCCCACTCCAAAGAGATGACCGAATATTACGCCAAAATCATCTTCGTCAATGCGGCCTGCCTCAATACCAACCTGGTCCTGCTGAACTCGAAATCGCACCGATTCCCGAACGGACTAGGCAACGACAACGGCCTGCTGGGCAAATACGTTGCCTTCCATAATTTCCGCACCACCATTTCGGCGGAGCACGAAGGTTTCCAGGATACGGCCACCGAGGGCATCCGGCCCAATGGCAGCTACATCCCCCGCTTCCGGAACGTGTTCAAGCAGGAAACCGATTTCCTGCGCGGCTACGCGGCCGGCTTCGGCTCCAGCCGGTCGACCAGCGCCGATACGTCGGGCATGGGTGAAGACCTGAAAACGAGCCTCATGCAACGCAAATACGGCAACTGGCGCGTGAGTTCGCACATGATGGGCGAGACGATTCCCAAAGAAAGCAACTACGTAGCGCTGGACTCCGGCCTGACCGATGCCTGGGGAATTCCGCAGCTGAAGATATCGGTGGCCTACGACGACAATGACGAGAAGATGATCGTCGACTTCCACGAGCAGATGACCGAAATGCTCACGGTTGCCGGGTTCAAGAACATCCAGACGCACGACAAACCCGACAAAGCACCGGGTCTGGACATTCACGAGATGGGTGGTGTCAGGATGGGCAAAGACCCCAAAACGTCGCTGCTCAACAAGTGGAACCAGCTCCACGCCTGTAAGAACGTGTTTGTGACCGACGGGGCCTGCATGACCTCGACCTCGACCCAGAACCCCTCGCTGACGTTCATGGCCATTACCGCCCGGGCGGCCGATCATGCGGTAAAAGAAATGCGGAAAGGACTTCTGTAA
- a CDS encoding sensor histidine kinase, with product MTLNDSRHALNTALYHQIITDSQTGVAIFDAIRNESGECVDFVFSLINDAGAAILGKPAHELGGQRYLTYFAQAKSSGLFAVYKQVMDSGEPHRIPAQPYFADGVSGWFDMRIARYDDALVVTFNDITAIKQMEINYQQQATFLSQLLHTSPSAIVAYEAVREPETPAGQPGAITDFRAVFFNEAYERIFQEPGEQISSRTFRERFRGESHADLFPFYVQLVLSGEGFQRERYYPHLDKWLDLTGTRLHDGFLMVVHDITIQKKQAETLGQINQELVRSNESLQQFAYVASHDLQEPLRKILSFGDIIQNQYADRLDQQGADYVERMQSAAGRMQILIRDILIYSRLTTKPQLFRQIDAQPLIDGVLADLETAIDEKQAVVTVIGLNELTGDELQLRQLFQNLISNALKFTRPGVVPRISISGRTVRGYEAPVPLPVDARNRLFSLIDVTDNGIGFDPQYASRIFQVFQRLHGRTNQYGGTGIGLAIVQKVVDAHNGYIQAEGRPDEGATFRVLLPLNQ from the coding sequence ATGACTCTCAACGATTCTCGTCACGCTCTCAATACTGCGCTTTATCACCAGATCATTACCGACAGCCAGACGGGTGTCGCCATTTTTGATGCTATCCGGAATGAATCGGGCGAGTGCGTCGACTTTGTATTCAGTCTTATCAACGATGCCGGTGCGGCCATACTGGGTAAACCCGCGCACGAGCTGGGCGGTCAGCGTTACCTGACGTACTTCGCCCAGGCAAAAAGCAGCGGCCTGTTTGCCGTTTACAAGCAGGTGATGGATAGCGGAGAGCCGCACCGGATTCCGGCTCAACCGTACTTCGCCGATGGGGTCAGCGGGTGGTTCGACATGCGAATTGCCCGCTATGATGATGCGCTGGTGGTGACGTTCAACGACATCACGGCAATCAAACAGATGGAGATTAATTACCAGCAGCAGGCTACGTTTCTGAGTCAGCTGCTGCATACGTCGCCCAGCGCCATTGTTGCCTACGAAGCCGTTCGGGAGCCGGAAACGCCCGCTGGACAACCGGGGGCCATCACCGACTTCCGGGCGGTTTTCTTCAACGAAGCCTACGAACGGATCTTTCAGGAACCGGGGGAGCAGATCAGCAGCCGCACCTTTCGGGAGCGCTTCCGGGGCGAGAGCCACGCCGACCTGTTTCCGTTCTACGTACAGCTCGTTCTGAGCGGAGAGGGGTTTCAGCGGGAGCGCTACTACCCACACCTGGATAAGTGGCTGGACCTGACGGGAACCAGGCTGCACGATGGATTTCTGATGGTTGTTCACGACATCACCATCCAGAAAAAACAGGCCGAGACGTTAGGGCAGATCAACCAGGAACTGGTACGCTCCAACGAAAGCCTGCAACAGTTTGCCTACGTAGCCAGCCATGACCTGCAGGAGCCGTTGCGGAAAATACTGTCGTTCGGCGACATCATCCAGAACCAGTATGCGGACCGGCTGGACCAGCAGGGGGCCGACTACGTGGAACGAATGCAGTCAGCAGCGGGCCGGATGCAGATTCTGATTCGCGATATCCTGATCTATTCCCGGCTCACGACAAAACCGCAGCTGTTCCGGCAAATTGACGCCCAGCCGTTGATCGACGGGGTACTGGCTGATCTGGAAACCGCCATCGATGAGAAACAGGCCGTAGTGACCGTGATCGGATTGAATGAGCTGACCGGCGACGAGCTGCAGCTACGGCAGCTGTTCCAGAACCTGATCAGCAACGCGCTGAAATTTACCAGACCCGGTGTGGTCCCCCGTATCAGCATCAGCGGCCGCACGGTGAGGGGGTATGAGGCTCCCGTGCCGCTGCCCGTCGACGCGCGCAACCGGCTCTTCAGCCTGATTGACGTGACCGACAACGGGATTGGATTCGACCCGCAGTATGCAAGCCGCATTTTTCAGGTCTTTCAGCGCCTGCACGGCCGCACCAACCAGTACGGGGGGACGGGTATCGGGTTAGCCATCGTTCAAAAAGTGGTCGATGCCCACAATGGGTACATCCAGGCAGAGGGGCGTCCCGACGAAGGCGCTACGTTCCGGGTACTGCTGCCCCTCAATCAGTAG
- a CDS encoding formylglycine-generating enzyme family protein — protein sequence MIGGKHIQRALIGSFLMAIVWGCQSATTDNTGNPAGTRQPPTRPARTGRTTDMVWIPGGTFQMGADEFPDARPVHAVTVPGFWMDTHEVTNAEFSRFVAETGYVTVAEQPLNPADYPDVPAEKLVPGSAVFTPPTQSVSLANPLQWWQYVGGANWRHPKGPNSTIEGHEQEPVVHVSYADAVAYATWSGKRLPTEAEWEYAAQGGKGPRTYYWGTEQKPGGKWVANIFQGDFPNRNTHEDGFAEAAPVKTFPANPYGLYDMDGNVWEWCQDFYRPDYYPSAPSTNPQGPTDSYDPDEPGAVKRVQRGGSFLCSDQYCTRYKAGSRGKGEESSGSNNLGFRCVRDK from the coding sequence ATGATAGGTGGTAAGCACATTCAAAGAGCCCTGATTGGCAGCTTCCTGATGGCTATTGTCTGGGGGTGTCAGTCGGCCACAACCGACAACACAGGCAACCCGGCCGGTACCCGCCAGCCCCCCACCCGACCGGCCCGTACCGGCCGCACCACCGATATGGTCTGGATTCCGGGTGGCACCTTTCAGATGGGTGCCGACGAGTTTCCCGATGCCCGTCCGGTACATGCCGTTACGGTGCCGGGTTTCTGGATGGATACCCACGAAGTGACCAATGCCGAGTTCAGCCGATTCGTTGCCGAAACGGGCTACGTCACCGTAGCGGAGCAGCCGCTCAACCCCGCCGACTACCCCGACGTACCGGCTGAAAAACTTGTGCCCGGCTCGGCGGTGTTTACGCCCCCCACCCAGTCGGTATCGCTGGCCAATCCGCTCCAATGGTGGCAATACGTCGGCGGAGCCAACTGGCGGCACCCCAAAGGGCCGAACAGCACAATCGAAGGCCATGAACAGGAGCCGGTTGTCCATGTCTCGTATGCCGATGCGGTGGCCTACGCCACCTGGTCTGGCAAACGCCTGCCCACCGAAGCCGAGTGGGAATATGCGGCCCAGGGCGGCAAAGGACCCCGTACCTATTATTGGGGGACGGAGCAGAAACCCGGCGGCAAATGGGTGGCCAATATCTTCCAGGGTGACTTCCCCAACCGCAACACCCACGAAGACGGATTTGCCGAAGCAGCTCCCGTGAAAACATTCCCGGCTAACCCCTACGGGCTGTATGACATGGACGGCAACGTGTGGGAATGGTGTCAGGACTTCTACCGTCCCGACTACTACCCGAGCGCTCCGTCGACCAACCCGCAAGGTCCAACAGACAGCTACGACCCCGACGAGCCGGGCGCGGTGAAACGGGTCCAGCGCGGGGGCTCATTTCTGTGTAGCGACCAGTACTGCACTCGCTACAAAGCCGGCAGCCGGGGCAAAGGCGAAGAAAGCAGCGGTAGTAATAACCTCGGTTTCCGCTGTGTGCGGGATAAATGA
- a CDS encoding ATP-binding protein codes for MDESGSRLLVSGGIGLACFVPYWLRRVLTGQRAGRAGARNRVTTDCSPARYVPVCGWLPLLLVACFTTASHAQADRQPLARQGVLDLRNVDFSTSDATLSGDWKFYWKQLRTPGQRESAFEYSPFPQLWSAARWQQQPIPSQGYATYGLTILLPARSPALLLDIPDQYSSYRLFVNGKDVAHDGHPATTAAATVPHWSNQLVALPESADTLRLLLQVANFHHAKGGTRQAIRLGQASVLQLDRITNQALDLLLAGCLFMGGLFFLGFFGLGRTERPMLYFSIFCLAYCYRILGSDQYVLHSILPDLPWQLTIRLEYISLYLAVGIYVVYTQALYPGDTNPYITNLMAAICFICAGTALVLSPILFTQLMNPFLILMVSYIGYATYVYWLAARRKRSGATYSLLATGFLMVAFALLILQYFGLYSPPKALLFAIYLSFFFLQALVLPFRFAFALREARRTEKQFLANMSHEIRTPLNAIMGFSNLLETTPLSKEQQEFVRYIHTAGKNLLTIVNDILDVAKIEAGMVTLETTPFSIRPLVDSIRTMLMPAANDKSLQLSVTIDPTLPPVLLGDPTRLTQILLNLLSNAIKFTQQGAVTVRITKRDQTADSVRVCIEVNDTGIGMSDDALPHIFTRFRQANDSTTRHYGGSGLGLSIVKSLTELQGGTVSVASTPGQGSCFTVEITYRIETNTAVQPVDTTPMRWGTDGHALRILVVEDNLINQKLAKGVLTRLGYTVLVAENGQEAIDLLTPVDAAIDIILMDIQMPVMDGFTATHHIRHTMHLKTPIIAMTAHALASEREQCLQAGMNDFISKPFQPRALQQLILKHVRNAPAPDADRSPVAAPPRQPAPGFSFEQLVESVDNDSELALNLLKLFSSQTPDQILQMQQALAAAEGAVIKRLVHLQKATIQLLNLTEARQLIQSIEAKFAADAPFADVAPLVSQYLLLLEIELRTIDDFLTTKHDPAPAD; via the coding sequence ATGGATGAGTCCGGCTCGCGCTTGTTAGTATCAGGTGGTATAGGCTTAGCCTGCTTCGTTCCATACTGGCTCCGCCGGGTCCTGACCGGGCAACGCGCGGGTCGGGCCGGCGCGCGAAACCGTGTAACTACGGATTGTTCGCCCGCGCGTTACGTACCCGTTTGCGGCTGGCTTCCCCTCCTGCTGGTAGCCTGTTTTACCACCGCCAGCCACGCCCAGGCAGACCGGCAGCCCCTAGCCAGGCAGGGTGTCCTCGACCTGCGCAACGTCGACTTTTCAACCAGCGACGCCACACTCAGTGGCGACTGGAAATTTTACTGGAAGCAGCTTCGCACGCCCGGTCAGCGGGAGTCAGCCTTTGAGTATAGCCCATTTCCCCAACTCTGGTCGGCCGCCCGCTGGCAACAGCAGCCCATACCCAGCCAGGGCTACGCTACGTACGGCCTCACCATTCTGCTACCCGCCCGGTCGCCGGCACTCCTGCTCGACATCCCCGATCAGTACAGCAGCTACCGGCTCTTTGTGAATGGGAAGGACGTGGCGCATGACGGGCATCCGGCAACTACGGCGGCTGCTACCGTACCGCACTGGTCCAACCAGCTGGTTGCCCTGCCGGAGTCGGCCGACACGCTCCGGCTACTGCTACAGGTCGCTAATTTCCACCACGCCAAAGGAGGTACCCGACAGGCCATCCGCCTTGGGCAGGCCAGTGTGCTGCAGCTGGACCGAATAACGAACCAGGCGCTGGACTTACTGCTAGCTGGTTGTCTGTTCATGGGTGGTCTGTTCTTTCTGGGCTTTTTCGGACTGGGCCGCACCGAACGGCCAATGCTCTATTTCAGTATCTTCTGCCTGGCCTACTGCTATCGCATCCTGGGTTCTGATCAGTACGTGCTTCACTCCATCCTTCCCGACCTGCCGTGGCAGCTTACCATCCGGCTCGAATACATCAGCCTTTACCTGGCGGTAGGCATATACGTCGTTTATACCCAGGCCCTGTATCCCGGCGATACCAACCCCTACATCACCAACCTGATGGCGGCCATCTGCTTCATCTGCGCCGGTACCGCCCTTGTCCTGAGTCCAATCCTGTTCACGCAGCTGATGAACCCGTTCCTGATCCTGATGGTCAGCTACATCGGTTATGCTACGTATGTCTACTGGCTGGCGGCCCGCCGTAAACGCTCCGGTGCTACGTATTCGCTGCTGGCAACGGGCTTTCTGATGGTTGCCTTCGCGCTGCTCATTCTGCAATATTTTGGATTGTACAGTCCACCAAAAGCCCTGCTGTTTGCGATCTACCTCAGTTTCTTCTTCTTGCAGGCGCTGGTTTTACCCTTCCGTTTCGCCTTTGCCCTGCGCGAAGCGCGCCGTACCGAAAAGCAGTTTCTGGCCAACATGAGTCACGAAATCCGAACGCCCCTCAACGCCATTATGGGCTTTTCGAACCTGCTGGAGACGACACCGCTGAGCAAGGAGCAACAGGAATTTGTGCGGTATATTCACACGGCGGGCAAGAACCTGCTTACCATCGTCAACGACATTCTGGACGTTGCCAAGATAGAAGCAGGCATGGTAACGCTGGAAACAACGCCGTTCAGCATCCGTCCGCTGGTCGATTCCATACGAACCATGCTGATGCCCGCGGCCAACGACAAGAGCCTGCAGCTCTCCGTCACGATTGACCCAACCCTGCCACCCGTTCTGCTGGGCGACCCAACGCGCCTGACGCAGATCCTGCTCAACCTGCTCAGTAATGCAATCAAGTTCACCCAGCAGGGGGCCGTGACGGTACGGATTACGAAGCGCGACCAGACGGCCGACTCGGTGCGGGTGTGTATTGAAGTTAACGACACCGGCATTGGCATGAGCGACGATGCCCTGCCGCACATCTTCACTCGCTTCCGGCAGGCCAACGACTCCACCACCCGTCATTATGGCGGCTCGGGGCTGGGCCTGAGCATCGTCAAATCCCTGACCGAGTTGCAGGGGGGTACGGTGAGCGTCGCCAGCACACCCGGCCAGGGTTCGTGTTTCACGGTGGAGATCACCTACCGGATAGAAACCAATACTGCGGTTCAGCCCGTCGACACGACACCCATGCGCTGGGGAACAGACGGTCACGCGTTGCGTATCCTTGTCGTTGAAGACAACCTCATCAATCAGAAACTCGCGAAGGGCGTACTGACCCGGCTGGGGTATACGGTACTCGTTGCCGAGAATGGACAGGAAGCCATCGATCTGTTGACACCGGTCGATGCGGCCATCGACATTATTCTGATGGATATTCAGATGCCGGTTATGGATGGCTTCACGGCAACCCATCACATCCGGCATACGATGCACCTGAAAACCCCGATCATTGCCATGACGGCGCATGCCCTGGCCAGCGAGCGTGAGCAGTGCCTGCAGGCGGGCATGAACGATTTCATTTCGAAGCCCTTCCAGCCCCGGGCGCTACAACAGCTCATTCTGAAACACGTCCGGAATGCCCCCGCGCCGGACGCTGACCGTTCTCCGGTGGCTGCGCCACCCCGTCAGCCGGCACCGGGTTTCTCATTCGAGCAGTTGGTGGAATCAGTCGATAATGACAGCGAACTGGCGTTGAACCTGCTGAAGCTCTTTTCCAGCCAGACACCCGACCAGATCCTTCAAATGCAACAGGCGTTGGCAGCAGCCGAAGGGGCGGTCATCAAACGGCTCGTTCACCTTCAGAAAGCTACTATTCAGCTACTCAACCTAACCGAAGCCCGGCAGCTGATCCAGTCCATCGAAGCAAAGTTTGCAGCCGATGCTCCGTTTGCCGATGTAGCTCCGCTGGTTTCGCAGTACCTGCTGCTGCTGGAAATCGAGTTGCGCACGATCGACGACTTCCTGACCACGAAGCATGACCCCGCCCCCGCCGACTGA
- a CDS encoding EamA family transporter: MWILFSLLAAFATALVITLSKAGIKNVDSTLAFAIQSVCILLVSWSVVIRQGSLGDLARIERRDWIFLILAGVITCISSLLSFHALKIGQASRTSSLDKVSLVFSITLAILFLKEKVNGQVMVGAALMAMGAIIIALARE; this comes from the coding sequence ATGTGGATTCTCTTCTCGCTGCTGGCAGCGTTCGCAACGGCACTGGTGATTACGCTCTCCAAAGCGGGCATCAAAAATGTCGACTCAACCTTGGCTTTCGCCATTCAGTCGGTCTGTATTCTGCTGGTGTCCTGGTCGGTCGTGATCCGGCAGGGGAGCCTCGGCGATCTGGCGCGTATCGAACGGCGCGACTGGATCTTCCTGATCCTGGCGGGCGTGATCACCTGTATATCGTCCCTGCTATCGTTTCACGCGCTGAAGATTGGGCAGGCATCACGAACCTCGTCGCTCGACAAAGTTTCGCTCGTGTTTTCCATCACACTGGCCATCCTTTTTCTAAAGGAAAAAGTGAACGGGCAGGTTATGGTAGGAGCCGCGCTAATGGCGATGGGCGCGATTATCATTGCACTGGCGCGCGAATAA
- a CDS encoding gluconate 2-dehydrogenase subunit 3 family protein, translating into MQRRSVLKNLAVTVGGLVSLPAWASGWTPDSLGRVATVSLDEEGLLAEIVETFIPETTTPGAKSLKVHQFALRMIRDCYGEPAQKTLQQGLALTDATAQQAYTKPFASCDTPQRLDVLTKLNASTDPAGKAFVDMMKRLTIQGYVNSEYYLVNVEKFNMAPGFYHGCVPVSKLAVNAGK; encoded by the coding sequence ATGCAAAGACGTTCTGTGCTCAAAAACCTGGCCGTAACCGTTGGTGGCCTGGTCAGTCTCCCGGCCTGGGCTTCAGGCTGGACACCCGATTCATTGGGGCGCGTAGCCACGGTGTCGCTCGACGAAGAGGGCCTGCTGGCCGAAATTGTGGAGACGTTCATCCCGGAAACGACCACCCCCGGTGCCAAATCCCTCAAGGTTCATCAGTTTGCGCTTCGCATGATCCGCGACTGCTACGGCGAACCCGCCCAGAAAACCCTGCAGCAGGGACTCGCCCTCACCGATGCTACCGCCCAGCAAGCGTATACCAAGCCGTTTGCCAGCTGCGATACGCCCCAGCGACTGGATGTGCTCACCAAACTGAACGCATCGACCGATCCGGCGGGTAAAGCCTTTGTCGACATGATGAAGCGGCTCACCATCCAGGGGTACGTAAACTCCGAATACTACCTGGTCAATGTGGAGAAATTCAACATGGCTCCCGGTTTTTACCATGGCTGCGTACCCGTGTCCAAGCTGGCCGTAAATGCCGGCAAATAG